From Desulfuromonas soudanensis, the proteins below share one genomic window:
- the lepB gene encoding signal peptidase I, with the protein MAKQSDDRSGAPAKKPWYREYSEALIVAVILALIIRTFVVQAFKIPSGSMEDTLLIGDHLLVSKFIYGVQFPWSDDRYLALRHPERGDVIVFEFPEDKDKSYFERRDFIKRVIGVPGDTVEVRNKQVFVNGELYTIPQEVHKEESVVSAQYGPRDFMAPVTVPPGNYFVMGDNRDRSYDSRFWGFVAEPKIKGQAFIKYWSWDSEDFSVRWNRIGRPIH; encoded by the coding sequence ATGGCCAAGCAATCCGATGACAGAAGTGGCGCTCCGGCAAAAAAACCGTGGTACCGCGAGTATTCCGAAGCGCTCATCGTTGCTGTCATTCTGGCTCTGATCATTCGAACCTTCGTCGTTCAGGCCTTCAAGATTCCCTCCGGATCGATGGAGGACACCCTGCTGATCGGCGACCACCTTCTGGTCAGCAAGTTCATCTACGGCGTCCAGTTTCCCTGGTCCGATGACCGCTATCTGGCTCTTCGCCACCCCGAACGCGGCGACGTCATCGTCTTCGAGTTCCCCGAAGACAAGGACAAGTCCTACTTCGAACGGCGCGACTTCATCAAGCGAGTGATCGGCGTTCCCGGGGATACGGTCGAGGTTCGCAATAAACAGGTGTTCGTCAACGGCGAGCTCTACACTATCCCCCAGGAGGTCCACAAGGAGGAGTCGGTTGTCTCGGCCCAGTACGGTCCCAGGGATTTCATGGCACCGGTAACGGTCCCTCCGGGGAATTATTTCGTCATGGGCGACAATCGTGACCGCTCCTACGACAGTCGTTTCTGGGGGTTTGTTGCCGAACCGAAGATCAAGGGACAGGCCTTTATCAAATACTGGTCCTGGGACAGCGAGGATTTTTCCGTCCGCTGGAACCGCATCGGCCGGCCGATTCATTGA
- a CDS encoding FAD-dependent oxidoreductase: MTSIPGRESGQVSAIGEKMRKDPVCGMPVDQKTPFTAECEGKMFRFCSEGCREKFLSDIICKSTRDSYDLIVIGGGPAGLTAAVYAATLRIDALLISRDLGGQAIDSTKVENYMGFDFITGPELVDKFRHQLIHSHYIDHLIAEVEAVEADEEGYRVKTPAAAYRARALLVATGMTRRKLGIPGEEDFQRRGVFYGNIPDFSQVEGWDVAVIGGGNSALQIVENLQPVAGAIHLISNSELKADQAVIERACRIPSLIRHEGFQAQVFSGDKHLSGVAIRKRGEEKMVEILVRGVFIAVGLQPNSGLAAPLLELNERGEIPIGPDCSTSRRGLFAAGDVTDAFGKRIIIAAGEGAKAAIAAREYLLHLKKRKCVTQS; this comes from the coding sequence TTGACGTCGATACCTGGCCGTGAGTCCGGGCAGGTATCGGCAATTGGAGAAAAAATGAGAAAAGACCCCGTATGCGGCATGCCCGTTGACCAGAAAACTCCTTTCACCGCCGAGTGCGAAGGCAAAATGTTTCGATTCTGCTCCGAAGGGTGTCGGGAAAAATTTCTCAGCGATATAATCTGCAAATCTACCCGGGATTCCTACGATCTCATTGTCATCGGCGGCGGCCCAGCCGGACTGACCGCTGCCGTCTATGCGGCAACGCTAAGGATAGATGCCCTGCTGATCAGCAGGGACCTGGGAGGTCAGGCCATCGACAGTACCAAGGTCGAAAACTATATGGGCTTCGACTTCATCACCGGACCGGAACTGGTCGACAAGTTCCGCCACCAGTTGATCCATTCCCATTACATCGATCATCTGATCGCTGAGGTGGAGGCGGTGGAAGCGGATGAGGAGGGATATCGCGTCAAGACACCTGCCGCCGCCTATCGCGCCCGAGCGTTGCTCGTCGCCACTGGGATGACGCGAAGAAAGCTCGGCATCCCGGGCGAAGAGGACTTCCAGCGGCGGGGCGTCTTCTATGGAAACATTCCCGACTTCTCCCAGGTTGAGGGATGGGATGTTGCCGTCATCGGCGGCGGCAACTCAGCCTTGCAGATCGTCGAAAACCTGCAGCCGGTGGCCGGCGCGATTCATCTGATCTCCAATTCCGAGCTCAAGGCGGATCAGGCCGTCATCGAGCGGGCCTGCCGCATTCCCAGTCTGATCCGGCATGAAGGATTTCAGGCCCAGGTTTTCAGCGGGGATAAACACCTGTCCGGCGTCGCCATCCGTAAACGCGGGGAAGAAAAGATGGTCGAAATCCTCGTTAGAGGAGTTTTTATCGCTGTTGGCCTGCAGCCCAACTCTGGACTTGCCGCCCCCTTGCTGGAGTTAAATGAACGCGGGGAGATTCCCATCGGCCCCGATTGCTCGACGTCGCGCCGGGGTCTTTTTGCCGCCGGCGACGTGACCGACGCCTTCGGTAAGAGAATCATCATCGCCGCCGGCGAAGGGGCGAAAGCCGCCATCGCTGCAAGGGAATATCTTCTGCACCTCAAAAAGAGGAAATGTGTAACCCAGTCGTGA
- a CDS encoding aspartate carbamoyltransferase catalytic subunit, producing MSFRHKHILGTEYLSSEDIQLILDTADSFKEINSREIKKVPTLRGKTIINLFYEASTRTRISFEIAGKRLSADTVNISASASSVVKGETLEDTAKNLEAMAPDIIVMRHSASGAPHYLAERVGCSVINAGDGAHEHPSQALLDLLTIRQHKGTLKGLTVAIVGDISHSRVARSDLYAMKTMGMNVRLVGPGTMVPPGIERLGAEVYTDMDQALRGADVVMMLRIQLERQGKPLIPSVREYARFYGLNPSRLALAAKDAIVMHPGPMNRGVEISSYVADGPQNVILEQVENGVAVRMALLYLVAGGEHPQ from the coding sequence ATGTCTTTCCGGCACAAGCACATCCTCGGCACCGAGTATCTCTCCAGTGAAGACATCCAGCTGATACTGGATACCGCCGACAGTTTCAAGGAGATCAACTCCCGGGAAATCAAGAAGGTTCCGACGCTCAGGGGCAAGACCATCATCAACCTCTTTTACGAGGCGAGCACCCGGACCCGCATCTCTTTCGAGATCGCCGGCAAGCGCCTCTCGGCCGACACTGTCAATATCTCGGCCTCAGCCTCTTCGGTCGTCAAGGGGGAAACGCTTGAAGATACAGCGAAAAATCTCGAGGCGATGGCTCCGGACATCATCGTCATGCGCCACTCAGCTTCCGGCGCTCCCCATTACCTGGCCGAGCGCGTCGGCTGTTCGGTGATCAATGCCGGTGACGGCGCCCATGAACACCCGAGCCAGGCTCTCCTCGACCTGCTGACCATCCGCCAGCACAAGGGGACCCTCAAGGGGCTGACGGTCGCCATCGTCGGTGACATCAGTCACAGCCGGGTGGCCCGTTCCGACCTCTATGCCATGAAAACGATGGGGATGAATGTCCGCCTGGTCGGCCCCGGGACAATGGTTCCGCCGGGGATCGAACGTCTCGGAGCCGAGGTCTATACGGACATGGACCAGGCGTTGCGCGGCGCCGATGTGGTGATGATGCTGCGGATTCAGCTGGAACGCCAGGGGAAACCGCTGATTCCGTCCGTGCGGGAATATGCGCGGTTCTACGGTCTCAACCCGTCCCGGCTGGCCCTGGCCGCCAAGGACGCCATCGTCATGCATCCCGGCCCCATGAACCGCGGGGTCGAAATTTCCTCCTATGTCGCCGACGGCCCCCAGAATGTGATTCTGGAGCAGGTCGAAAACGGCGTGGCCGTGCGCATGGCGCTCCTCTATCTTGTGGCCGGCGGGGAACATCCGCAATAG
- the carA gene encoding glutamine-hydrolyzing carbamoyl-phosphate synthase small subunit, with protein sequence MKAILALADGRVFYGKALGTSGEIAGEVVFNTSMTGYQEILTDPSYAGEIVAMTYPQIGNYGINPEDVESGKPHLRGFVVKEACEFPSNWRSTMTLDAYLKENGIVGIQGIDTRALVRHIRDKGAQTGIISSLDLDPKSLVAKAQKAPSIVGRDLVREVTCKQPYHWNEGPWDLTEGYRESTLAPAYKVVAYDFGIKRNILRNLVNAGCDVTVVPADTPAEEVLAMNPDGVFLSNGPGDPEPIVYAQENIRRILGKKPVFGICLGHQLLSIALGGKTYKLKFGHRGGNQPVRQGEGHDVEITAQNHGFAVDAASMSSDAVMTHINLNDNTVEGLTHRTLPAFSVQYHPEASPGPHDAHYLFDRFIEMMEKEKQGNK encoded by the coding sequence ATGAAAGCAATTCTGGCTCTGGCTGACGGCAGAGTCTTTTACGGCAAGGCCCTGGGCACCTCCGGTGAAATCGCCGGCGAGGTCGTTTTCAACACCAGCATGACCGGATACCAGGAGATCCTCACCGACCCTTCCTATGCCGGCGAAATCGTCGCCATGACCTACCCGCAGATCGGCAACTACGGCATCAACCCCGAAGACGTTGAGTCGGGCAAGCCTCATCTCCGCGGATTCGTGGTCAAGGAAGCCTGCGAATTCCCCAGCAACTGGCGCTCGACCATGACCCTCGACGCCTATCTCAAGGAGAACGGCATCGTCGGCATCCAGGGGATCGACACCCGGGCGCTGGTTCGGCATATCCGCGACAAGGGGGCCCAGACCGGCATCATCTCTTCCCTCGACCTCGATCCGAAGAGCCTGGTGGCCAAGGCGCAAAAGGCGCCCTCCATCGTCGGTCGGGATCTCGTTCGCGAGGTGACCTGCAAACAGCCCTATCACTGGAACGAAGGACCCTGGGATCTCACCGAGGGGTACCGGGAATCAACGCTGGCCCCCGCCTACAAGGTCGTGGCTTACGATTTCGGCATCAAGCGCAATATTCTGCGCAACCTGGTCAACGCCGGCTGCGACGTCACCGTGGTTCCGGCCGACACCCCGGCCGAGGAGGTGCTGGCCATGAATCCCGACGGGGTCTTCCTCAGCAACGGTCCCGGGGACCCCGAGCCGATCGTCTACGCCCAGGAGAACATCCGCCGGATTCTCGGGAAAAAGCCGGTCTTCGGCATCTGCCTCGGGCATCAGCTCCTCTCCATCGCCCTGGGAGGGAAAACCTACAAACTCAAGTTCGGCCACCGCGGCGGCAATCAGCCGGTACGGCAAGGGGAGGGGCATGACGTGGAAATCACCGCCCAGAACCACGGCTTTGCCGTCGATGCCGCCTCGATGAGCAGCGACGCGGTCATGACCCATATCAACCTCAATGACAACACCGTTGAGGGGCTCACTCACCGGACCCTCCCGGCCTTCTCGGTACAATATCATCCCGAAGCGTCCCCCGGGCCCCACGATGCCCACTACCTGTTCGACCGCTTTATCGAAATGATGGAAAAGGAAAAACAGGGCAACAAATGA
- a CDS encoding YHS domain-containing protein codes for MFYVQDPVCGELIDWEDAKSTIRFGGQRYYFCCLRCRNKFMANPAACLSRERTKKASSDSEIPNPSPKGRVSR; via the coding sequence ATGTTCTACGTTCAGGATCCGGTATGCGGGGAGTTGATCGACTGGGAGGATGCCAAGTCGACCATCCGATTTGGTGGACAACGTTATTATTTCTGCTGCCTCCGCTGCCGTAACAAGTTCATGGCAAATCCTGCGGCATGCCTGTCCAGGGAGAGGACGAAGAAGGCTTCCTCCGATTCAGAGATCCCCAACCCTTCCCCGAAGGGAAGGGTGTCGAGATGA
- the lepA gene encoding translation elongation factor 4, with product MDRDLIRNFSIIAHIDHGKSTLADRLLEETGTLTAREKTDQFLDKMELERERGITIKAQAVRLKYRADDGKNYILNLIDTPGHVDFTYEVSRSLTACEGAMLVVDASQGVEAQTLANVYLALDQNLEIFAVLNKIDLPSADPLRVKAEIEEIIGLDTIDAVEASAKEGIGIHDILEEIVHKVPAPKGDETAPLKALIFDSWYDAYQGVIILVRIFDGTLKKGDKIQLMANKKTYEVLKMGVFSPHPVEMASLGAGEVGFVIAGIKVVADAKVGDTITHLHRPTETPLPGFKVVKPMVFSGLYPIDTSDYDLLRDALEKLRLNDASFSFEPETSLALGFGFRCGFLGLLHMEIIQERLEREFGVDLITTAPTVIYKVTTTGGELLQVESANKLPEVQFIERIEEPFILASIHVPNEFVGAVLSLCEEKRGIQREIKYLTANRVMVVYELPLNEIVLDFYDRLKSISRGYASLDYEHLDFRESQLVRLNILINGEVVDALSLIVHRDKSQYRGRDLVTKMKEFIPRQQFEVAIQAAIGTKVIARETVKALRKDVTAKCYGGDISRKRKLLEKQKEGKKRMKQVGNVELPQEAFLAILKVKE from the coding sequence ATGGATAGAGATCTGATTCGCAACTTTTCGATTATCGCTCACATCGACCACGGCAAATCGACCCTGGCCGACCGCCTGCTTGAAGAGACCGGAACCCTGACCGCCCGGGAGAAGACCGATCAATTTCTCGACAAGATGGAACTCGAGCGCGAGCGCGGCATTACCATCAAGGCTCAGGCCGTGCGCCTCAAATACCGGGCCGATGACGGCAAGAACTACATCCTCAACCTCATCGACACCCCCGGCCACGTCGACTTCACCTACGAAGTCAGCCGCTCTCTGACGGCTTGTGAGGGTGCGATGCTGGTCGTCGATGCCTCCCAGGGAGTCGAAGCCCAGACCCTGGCCAATGTCTATCTCGCCCTCGACCAGAACCTGGAAATTTTTGCGGTTCTCAACAAAATCGATCTCCCCAGTGCCGATCCGCTGCGCGTCAAGGCTGAAATCGAGGAGATTATCGGTCTCGACACCATCGACGCCGTCGAGGCCAGCGCCAAGGAGGGGATCGGCATCCACGACATTCTCGAGGAGATTGTCCACAAGGTGCCCGCCCCCAAGGGGGACGAAACGGCGCCGCTCAAGGCACTGATCTTCGACTCCTGGTACGACGCCTACCAGGGGGTCATCATTCTGGTTCGGATCTTTGACGGAACCCTTAAGAAGGGGGACAAGATCCAGCTGATGGCCAACAAAAAGACCTACGAGGTCCTGAAAATGGGGGTTTTCTCCCCCCATCCCGTGGAAATGGCGAGCCTCGGCGCCGGCGAAGTCGGTTTCGTCATCGCCGGAATCAAGGTCGTGGCGGACGCCAAGGTCGGAGATACCATCACCCACCTCCACCGCCCCACGGAAACACCCCTCCCCGGATTCAAGGTCGTCAAGCCGATGGTCTTCTCCGGCCTTTATCCCATCGACACCAGCGACTATGACCTGCTGCGGGACGCCCTGGAGAAGTTGCGGCTCAACGATGCTTCCTTCTCCTTCGAGCCGGAGACGTCCCTGGCCCTCGGATTCGGCTTCCGCTGCGGTTTTCTCGGCCTGCTGCATATGGAAATCATTCAGGAGCGTCTCGAGCGAGAGTTCGGCGTCGACCTGATCACCACCGCCCCAACCGTTATCTACAAGGTCACCACCACGGGGGGGGAGCTCCTTCAGGTCGAAAGCGCCAACAAGCTCCCCGAGGTGCAGTTCATCGAGCGTATCGAGGAACCGTTCATCCTCGCCAGCATCCACGTCCCCAACGAATTCGTCGGCGCGGTCCTCTCCCTGTGCGAGGAAAAACGCGGAATTCAGCGGGAGATCAAATATCTCACCGCCAACCGCGTCATGGTGGTCTACGAGCTGCCGCTCAACGAGATCGTTCTCGATTTCTATGACCGCCTCAAATCGATCTCCCGCGGCTACGCCTCTCTCGACTATGAACATCTCGACTTTCGCGAAAGCCAGCTGGTGCGTCTCAATATCCTGATCAACGGTGAGGTCGTCGACGCCCTGTCGCTGATCGTTCATCGCGACAAGTCCCAGTACCGGGGGCGTGATCTGGTCACGAAGATGAAGGAATTCATCCCCCGTCAGCAATTCGAAGTCGCCATCCAGGCGGCCATCGGCACCAAGGTCATTGCCCGGGAGACTGTCAAGGCCCTGCGCAAGGACGTAACAGCCAAATGCTACGGAGGCGATATTTCCCGCAAGCGCAAGCTCCTCGAGAAGCAGAAAGAGGGGAAAAAGCGAATGAAGCAGGTCGGGAACGTCGAACTCCCCCAGGAAGCCTTCCTGGCAATCCTCAAGGTGAAAGAGTAA
- the pyrR gene encoding bifunctional pyr operon transcriptional regulator/uracil phosphoribosyltransferase PyrR, with amino-acid sequence MANTETVILDRNGISRGLTRIAHEILERNKGVANLVLVGIRSGGDHLARELRSLIADIEGEEVPLGAVDVTMYRDDLGSRGPMAMGKTEIPFPLDGRNVILVDDVLYTGRTIRAAMDALIDLGRPRNIQLAVLVDRGHRELPIRADYVGRNVPTAREENILVEFDENQKPVEVRLIKS; translated from the coding sequence ATGGCAAATACGGAAACGGTCATTCTTGATCGCAACGGCATCAGCCGGGGGTTGACCCGCATCGCCCACGAAATTCTCGAACGGAACAAGGGGGTCGCCAACCTGGTTCTGGTCGGCATCCGTAGCGGCGGGGACCACCTGGCCCGCGAACTCCGGTCACTCATCGCCGACATCGAAGGGGAGGAGGTTCCCCTCGGGGCCGTGGACGTTACCATGTACCGCGACGACCTCGGCTCCCGGGGACCAATGGCCATGGGGAAGACCGAGATCCCCTTTCCCCTCGACGGCAGGAATGTCATTCTTGTCGACGACGTCCTCTACACCGGACGCACCATCCGGGCCGCCATGGATGCGCTCATCGACCTGGGTCGCCCCCGCAACATTCAGCTGGCGGTCCTTGTCGACCGCGGCCATCGCGAGCTGCCGATTCGCGCCGATTATGTCGGGCGCAACGTCCCCACCGCCCGGGAAGAAAACATTCTGGTGGAATTCGACGAAAATCAGAAACCCGTCGAGGTCCGTCTCATCAAGTCGTGA
- a CDS encoding SpoIIE family protein phosphatase, with amino-acid sequence MGIRGKLLVLLLLISVVPLTINAAINHLSLHRFGRHLAAVTRTLLTDSAHAYLHQVVESYQHLQERDSKTVEAALKLESQQWRNRLESAEPEPNSPAIVFQFLKDFRPDLTARQYTFLASGTGFTYPSEENFPGSSDPRQLPWYEAAHDKMVLTRTLAIDPITGHPALFTAIPLLTPDGRFNGVTAISRPLSEVLRTMALPEAWTGKARAMLVMLEKGGGETPDRLRIVAAGAEGTVSPETGEGAYLEPDEPAEAGSLLKKITSGQAGTARIVFRGQETHWVFGAGREGEPLPVVIVSHDAIIDEALAAERHVQSKTIQGLMISGALLAAVVLIVVALAFASSRRVTRPLSQLAAAAQRLTGGDFQARAEIRTGDELEELGRIFNGLGPRLLERERMAGSLALAGEIQGHLLPTGPPPVAGLDIFGGVAYCDEAGGDYYDFIDLPKGRLGLAVGDVTGHGIGAALLMASARGILRSHAERDSSDLPVLFSALNRHLARDVGDERFMTLFYGVLDARDRSLRWCSAGHGPVFLFRSQSGAVEELETTGIPLGIMPAGGWEGTGPIVLESGDILLVGTDGLWEARDLAGVAFGTERLHTTILSRRQEAAAEIYAAAMEAVRVFRGAGRQEDDVTLVVVKVV; translated from the coding sequence ATGGGCATCCGAGGAAAGCTTCTTGTTCTTCTTCTGCTTATTTCGGTTGTGCCGCTGACAATCAACGCGGCCATCAACCATCTCTCCCTGCATCGCTTCGGCCGGCATCTCGCGGCTGTAACGCGAACCCTTCTGACCGACAGCGCCCACGCCTACCTGCATCAGGTGGTGGAAAGTTACCAGCACCTGCAGGAGCGCGACAGCAAGACCGTGGAAGCGGCGCTGAAGCTGGAGTCCCAACAGTGGCGAAACCGTCTCGAATCTGCCGAACCCGAACCGAACAGTCCCGCAATCGTCTTTCAATTTCTGAAGGACTTCCGCCCTGACCTGACCGCGAGGCAGTACACCTTCCTCGCTTCTGGAACGGGGTTCACCTATCCCTCCGAGGAAAATTTTCCTGGCAGCTCCGACCCGCGGCAGCTTCCCTGGTATGAGGCCGCCCACGACAAGATGGTCTTGACCCGCACACTCGCCATTGATCCCATCACAGGTCACCCCGCTCTCTTCACAGCCATCCCTCTGTTGACGCCTGACGGCAGATTTAACGGCGTCACGGCGATAAGCCGGCCGCTCAGCGAAGTTCTCCGGACCATGGCATTGCCGGAGGCCTGGACCGGGAAGGCCCGAGCCATGCTGGTCATGCTGGAGAAAGGTGGGGGAGAGACGCCGGATCGACTGCGCATCGTGGCGGCCGGGGCGGAAGGAACAGTGAGCCCGGAAACGGGAGAGGGGGCCTACCTGGAGCCGGACGAACCCGCTGAAGCCGGTTCGCTGCTCAAGAAGATCACCTCGGGTCAAGCCGGAACGGCAAGAATCGTCTTTCGCGGGCAGGAGACGCACTGGGTCTTCGGCGCAGGCCGAGAGGGGGAGCCCTTGCCGGTCGTCATCGTGTCCCATGACGCGATCATCGACGAGGCCCTGGCGGCCGAACGGCATGTCCAGAGCAAGACGATCCAGGGCCTGATGATTTCCGGGGCGCTGCTGGCCGCCGTGGTCCTGATTGTGGTTGCCCTGGCCTTTGCCAGTTCCCGCCGGGTCACCCGCCCCCTGAGTCAGCTTGCCGCGGCCGCCCAGAGATTAACCGGCGGCGACTTTCAGGCCAGGGCCGAGATTCGCACCGGCGATGAGCTGGAAGAACTTGGCCGGATCTTCAACGGCCTGGGCCCAAGGCTTCTGGAGCGCGAACGCATGGCCGGCTCTCTGGCCCTGGCCGGCGAGATCCAGGGGCACCTGCTGCCGACGGGACCTCCTCCGGTGGCGGGCCTCGACATCTTCGGAGGCGTCGCCTATTGCGATGAAGCCGGCGGTGATTACTATGATTTTATCGATCTACCGAAAGGCCGCCTGGGGTTGGCGGTGGGAGACGTGACGGGGCACGGAATCGGCGCGGCGCTACTGATGGCCTCAGCCCGGGGGATACTACGCTCCCACGCCGAACGCGACAGCAGCGACCTGCCGGTCCTCTTCTCGGCGCTGAACCGCCACCTGGCGAGGGATGTCGGCGATGAGCGTTTCATGACCCTTTTTTACGGAGTTCTGGATGCCCGGGACCGGTCTTTGCGTTGGTGTTCCGCTGGGCACGGCCCTGTCTTCCTCTTCCGGAGCCAAAGTGGCGCAGTGGAGGAATTGGAGACGACGGGAATACCCCTGGGAATCATGCCTGCGGGGGGCTGGGAGGGGACCGGGCCGATCGTCCTGGAGAGCGGCGATATACTGCTTGTCGGAACCGACGGCCTCTGGGAAGCTCGTGATCTTGCCGGGGTTGCCTTTGGCACGGAGCGGCTCCACACGACAATCCTCTCTCGTCGGCAAGAAGCGGCGGCGGAGATCTACGCGGCAGCGATGGAAGCGGTGCGGGTCTTCCGCGGCGCGGGGCGGCAGGAGGATGATGTGACGCTGGTGGTGGTGAAGGTTGTCTAG
- a CDS encoding OsmC family protein: MSEVIKKAIQDLIGIINNNPQIATSVFRASSYSEQGSFAVRSQIRGFSAVMDEPLELGGTDTGPNPVEMLLAALGGCQEIVYRAYAAVMGLEIERIEVHAKGYLDLRGLLNLAEVPAGFSRVSFTTRIVSGEPEEKIRQLAEMVEKHCPVMDTLMRAVEVSGKVEVMRPEVPAEPPHVVLSEIPAD, encoded by the coding sequence ATGAGCGAAGTGATCAAAAAAGCCATTCAAGACCTGATCGGGATCATCAACAACAACCCGCAAATCGCCACTTCGGTTTTTCGCGCCTCCTCCTACTCGGAGCAGGGCAGTTTTGCGGTCCGCTCCCAAATCCGCGGTTTCTCGGCCGTGATGGACGAGCCGCTGGAACTCGGCGGCACCGACACAGGGCCCAACCCTGTGGAGATGCTTCTGGCGGCCCTGGGCGGCTGCCAGGAGATCGTCTACCGGGCCTATGCGGCGGTCATGGGGCTGGAGATCGAGCGCATTGAGGTGCACGCCAAGGGGTACCTGGACCTTCGGGGCCTGCTGAATCTGGCCGAGGTCCCTGCGGGTTTTTCCCGGGTCTCCTTCACCACGCGGATCGTCTCAGGCGAGCCGGAGGAGAAGATCCGGCAACTCGCAGAGATGGTGGAAAAGCATTGCCCGGTCATGGATACCCTGATGCGGGCGGTGGAGGTCAGCGGCAAGGTGGAGGTGATGCGCCCCGAAGTGCCGGCCGAGCCTCCCCACGTCGTTCTTTCAGAAATTCCGGCAGATTAA
- a CDS encoding dihydroorotase: MKILIKGGRVLDPAHEVDAILDLLIEDGRITRIDKGIKAEGAEVIDAKGKLVTPGLIDIHVHLRDPGYEYKEDIATGTRAAVIGGFTSVACMPNTNPVNDNKTVTLYILAKARESGMANVFPVGSITRGLKGEILSEMGELKEAGCLALSDDGKPVGNGEMMRNAMEYARPFGLTLISHAEDLSLVGTGVMNEGFVATELGLKGIPWVAEDAAVARDVMLAEFTGCRLHVAHLSTRGAVEIVRAAKKRGVPVTCEATPHHFTLTDEAVRGYNTNAKMNPPLRSAEDVEAIRLGLADGTIDAIATDHAPHHYDEKNVEFNIAHNGIVGLETALPLTLRLVEDGVLTFGEAIARLTCGPAKALGIPRGTLEVGCVADVTVIDPELKWTLVASALSSKSKNTPFDGWKMKGAATHTLVDGRIVFRREA, encoded by the coding sequence ATGAAAATATTGATCAAAGGCGGGCGGGTTCTGGATCCGGCACACGAGGTGGATGCGATCCTCGATCTGCTCATCGAGGACGGCCGCATCACCAGAATCGACAAGGGGATCAAGGCCGAAGGTGCGGAGGTGATCGACGCCAAAGGGAAACTGGTGACCCCCGGACTGATCGACATCCATGTCCATCTGCGCGATCCCGGCTACGAATACAAGGAGGACATCGCCACCGGGACCAGGGCGGCCGTGATCGGAGGTTTCACCAGCGTTGCCTGCATGCCGAACACCAACCCGGTCAACGACAACAAGACCGTGACCCTCTACATTCTCGCCAAGGCGCGGGAATCGGGGATGGCCAATGTCTTTCCCGTCGGCAGTATCACCCGGGGACTCAAGGGGGAGATCCTTTCCGAGATGGGCGAACTCAAGGAAGCCGGATGCCTGGCCCTCTCCGATGACGGAAAGCCGGTCGGCAACGGCGAGATGATGCGCAACGCCATGGAGTACGCCCGTCCCTTCGGTCTGACCCTGATCTCCCATGCCGAAGATCTCTCCCTGGTCGGCACCGGAGTGATGAACGAAGGCTTCGTCGCCACCGAGCTGGGGCTCAAGGGGATCCCCTGGGTCGCCGAGGATGCGGCCGTCGCCCGGGATGTCATGCTCGCCGAGTTCACCGGCTGCCGTCTTCATGTGGCCCACCTGTCCACCCGCGGGGCGGTGGAAATCGTCCGCGCCGCCAAGAAACGGGGCGTCCCCGTCACCTGTGAAGCGACCCCCCATCACTTCACCCTGACCGACGAAGCGGTGCGCGGCTACAACACCAACGCCAAGATGAATCCGCCGCTGCGCAGTGCCGAAGACGTGGAGGCGATCCGCCTTGGTCTGGCCGACGGCACCATCGACGCCATCGCCACGGATCACGCCCCGCATCACTATGATGAGAAGAACGTCGAATTCAACATTGCCCACAACGGCATCGTCGGTCTCGAAACGGCCCTGCCGCTGACCCTGCGTCTGGTGGAAGACGGGGTTCTGACCTTCGGCGAGGCGATTGCCCGCCTGACTTGCGGCCCGGCAAAGGCCCTGGGAATCCCCCGCGGCACCCTCGAGGTCGGTTGTGTGGCCGATGTCACGGTGATCGATCCCGAGCTCAAATGGACTCTTGTTGCCTCCGCTCTCTCCTCCAAGAGCAAGAACACCCCCTTCGACGGCTGGAAAATGAAGGGTGCCGCCACACATACCCTTGTCGACGGCCGGATCGTCTTCCGCCGCGAGGCGTAG